One genomic segment of Impatiens glandulifera chromosome 6, dImpGla2.1, whole genome shotgun sequence includes these proteins:
- the LOC124943218 gene encoding protein RALF-like 4: protein MSIRLDVILLLISLIGLTNAAFTFDDLSTISRFDFDSLRSHAGTGSCNGEVGDCFDNNEELEMLMENQIARRGLAAAAPEEVSVNATEDPRPARFISYSAMKANNVPCSYRGQSYYNCEHRAKANPYTRGCNYITYCARYTDLS, encoded by the exons ATGAGTATCCGACTCGATGTTATCCTGCTCCTTATTTCGCTCATTGGTCTCACCAATGCCGCGTTCACATTCGACGATCTGAGCACAATTTCACGTTTCGATTTCGACTCTCTACGATCCCATGCAGGCACAGGATCATGTAACGGTGAAGTAGGTGACTGTTTTGACAACAACGAAGAACTAGAGATGTTAATGGAGAATCAGATTGCTCGTCGTGGTCTAGCTGCCGCGGCACCAGAAGAAGTTAGTGTAAATGCAACAGAAGATCCTCGTCCAGCAag gttCATTAGTTACTCTGCCATGAAAGCGAACAATGTGCCATGCAGCTATCGTGGACAATCTTACTACAATTGCGAACATCGTGCAAAGGCTAACCCTTACACACGTGGTTGCAATTACATCACCTATTGTGCTCGCTACACCGATCTATCTTAA